The stretch of DNA CGTGCGCGGCCGGCATGTGTCGCCGCGCATCCGGCAGGCGCTGGTGGTGCCGGGCTCGGGGCTGGTCAAGTCCCAGGCCGAGGCCGAGGGGCTCGATCAGGTCTTTGTCGCGGCGGGCTTTGAATGGCGCGAGCCGGGCTGCTCGATGTGCCTGGGCATGAACGACGACCGCCTTGCCGCGGGCGAACGCTGCGCATCGACGTCGAACCGCAATTTCGAAGGCAGGCAGGGACCGGGCGGGCGCACCCACCTGGTGAGCCCGCAGATGGCGGCCGCGGCCGCCGTCGCGGGCCACTTCGTCGATGTCCGCGCGTTGTAACAGCAGAGGAAGCCGAGCAATGAAAGCCTTTACCACCCTCGATGGTCTGGTCGCGCCGCTGGACCGCGCCAATGTCGATACCGATGCCATCCTGCCCAAGCAGTTCCTGAAATCCGTCCGGCGCAGCGGCTTTGGGCCCTACCTGTTCGACGAATGGCGCTACCTCGACCACGGCGAGCCCGGGCAGGACTGCAGCACGCGGCCGCTGAACCCGGATTTCGTGCTGAACCAGCCGCGCTATCGCGGCGCGTCGATCCTGCTGGCGCGCGAGAACTTCGGCTGCGGCTCCTCGCGCGAGCATGCGCCGTGGGCGCTGGAAGACTTCGGCCTGCGCGCGCTGATCGCGCCCAGCTTTGCCGACATCTTCCACAACAACTGCCTGAAGAACGGCCTGCTGCCGATCGTGGCGGCGCCAGAGGTGGTCGACCGCCTGTTTGCCGAAGTGGCTGCCACGCCGGGCTACCGGCTGAAGGTAGACCTGGCCACGCAGCAAGTCATCACGCCGGCCGGTGACGTGGTCCCTTTCATGCTCGACCCGTTCAAGCAGCATTGCCTGCTCAACGGGCTGGACGATATCGCCCTCGCGCTGCGCCATGCCGCGCAGATCGACGCGTACGAACAAGCGCGGCGGCAGCGCGAACCCTGGTTGTTCAACTGAACGGAGATCCGGCCGCACGAGCCGGAGCGCCTCACAACGACAGATGGAGACATGATGGACCGGAACACCCACATCCCTCGCGCACTGTGCGCCGCCGTGCTCGGCCTGGCCTGCTGCGCCGGCGCAGGCACCGCCGTGGCACAGGCCTATCCCGCACAGCCGATCCGCATGGTGGTGCCCTACGCGCCCGGCGGCACGACCGACATCATCGCCAGGCAACTGGCCCAGCGCATGTCCGAAAAGCTGCGCCAGCCAGTGGTGGTGGAGAACAAGAGCGGCGCCAACACCGTGATCGGCGCCGACGCGGTCGCCAGGGCGCAGCCCGACGGCTACACGCTGCTGCTGACCAACGACGCCACCTTCGTGCTCAATCCGGTGGTGCTGCCATCGGTGTCCTACAACGTCGCGCGCGATTTCGCGCCGGTGGCGGCGATCGGCTACGTGCCGCTGGTGATGGCGGTATCGGGCAGCCTGCCGGTGGACAGCGTGAAGGAGCTGGCGGCTTATGCCAAGGCCCGCCCGCAGGCGCTCAGCTACGGCTCGTTCGGTGCCGGCAGCCAGCCGCACCTGATGGGCGCGCTGTTCAACAAGCTGGCCGGCACGGACCTCGTGCACGTGCCGTACAAGGGCTCGGCGCCCGCGGTCGCCGATGTCGTTGGCGGACAGATCCTGATGACGTTCCCGGCGCTGCCGACGATCCAGAGCTTCGTCGCGGCGAAGAAGCTCAAGGTGCTGGCGGTCAGCGGCGACAAGCGCACGCGCGCATTGCCGCAGGTCCCCACCTTCGAAGAGGCCGGCTACAAGGAGATGAATATCTCCGCGGTCTATGGCGTGCTGGCGCCGGCCAAGGTGCCGCGCGCGGTGGTCGACAAGCTCAATGCCACCATCGGCGAAATCCTCGACGAACAGGATTTCGTGGAGAAGCACTTCGCGGCGCAGGGGATGGTGCCGATGAAGCTGACCCCGGAACAGTTTGCGCGCTACATCGAAACGCAGACGCAGCAGACGCGCAAGGTGGTGGCGTTGTCGGGGATCAGGGTCGAGTAGGCGAGGCCGCGCCGCATGGCGCGCCACAGTCCATGCCGGTTCGCTCTTTCCCGCTCGCGGGGCGGCAATGGATGGCAACGCCAGTTGCGCAAGATTTTCACACGCGTGTCCGACCGAACCGGACGCGCATTCAAAGGAGCGAAAGATGAGCAAGACCTACAAGCGTCTGGACAAGAGCCAGGCAGCGGTACTGATGGTGGATCACCAGGCCGGCCTGCTGTCGCTGGTGCGCGACATCGAACCGGACAAGTTCAAGAACAACGTTCTCGCCATGGCGGATCTGGCCAGATATTTCAAGCTGCCGACGATCCTGACCACCAGCTTCGAGGACGGGCCCAACGGGCCGCTGGTGCCGGAACTGAAGGCGATGTTCCCCGATGCGCCGTTTATTCCGCGCCCCGGGCAGATCAACGCGTGGGACAACGAGGACTTCGTCAAGGCGGTGAAGGCAACCGGCAAGAAGCAGCTGCTGATCGCCGGGGTGGTGACCGAAGTCTGCGTGGCGTTTCCGGCATTGTCGGCGATCGAAGAAGGCTACGATGTGTTCGTCGTGACCGATGCATCCGGGACCTTCAATGAGGTGACGCGCGAATCGGCGTGGCGCCGCATGGCCGAGGCCGGCGCCCAACTGATGACGTGGTTCGGCGTTGCCTGCGAGCTTCATCGCGACTGGCGCAACGACATCGAGGGGCTGGGGACCTTGTTCTCCAACCATATTCCCGACTATCGGAACCTGATTACGGCGTACACCACCGTGAAGGGCGGCAAATAACATCACGCCAGCCATCGGCTAAAGCACGCGAAAGGTGGTGCCGGGCAGGCCAGCAAGCTGGCGCGCGCAGCCCCGGCGTGCGCTGGCCGATGGCAAGGCAGTAAGGCATTATTCTCTGGCGATGCGGCGCGATTCCGATTCGCGTCGCATCGTCTGATATAGCGCGATGATCGACAGCATCGCCCGGGGCGGCATCCTCCGCCCCAGATCTCCAAGTGCGCTGCTGTCGAGATTCATCCAATGCTGAACTGCCGTGCACGCGGATACGCCGTTTCCGGGCGATTGACTCATTGAGTCTCGTACCGTTCCTTCACACAACTTTGGATTTTACGGTGTGTGCTTCATTCAATCCTGAACTTTCCGGCCAAGAGGCAAGGAGTCGTGGTGGCCCTTCGCCAATGTACAAAGCAATGTACACTGGAGCAGCCATGATTGATCCAAATACGTTGGATGCTGCCTCGCCTGCCGAGGAGGAACAATTCTTTGCCGTCTTTGAGCATATGCTTGCCAACGACGATGGAGCAGAGGCCGCGCGCCACCTGAGGGAAGGTCGTGCCATCTTCATATCGGATCCGCGCTACCCTGGCCGCGCGGTACGCGAGCATCCAGACGGCAGGCGCGAGCTAATGCGACTTGAGATAGCCAGCGGCCACTTGGTGGTAGAGAGAGCCATCTGATATTGTCGCGGTTTGCTTTGCTAATTTATTGTAAGGGCAGTGTCGCGCACACTGGTAGGCCCGATGCCTGCCGGCCTCGCGTCTAGTTGACGCCGCCGCTGATCCTAATGGGAATGAAGTTGTCTTTGTGGCACTTACGGGTTGTGAAATCAGACCATGACTAAGTCCAATAAGAAGCGGCCCTCAGAGAAGCTTTCGCCATTTGCCCAAGCGCGCGCGCAGGCCGACTTCCTTTTGGGCATTGCCGCTTCGAAGGAAGAGCCCAGTCTCAAGATGGTCCGCATTGGGCGCCGCAAGAAGCGACTGGACGACGTAAAAGCCGAATTGAACGAGGCGCGTGCCCGCGTCGAGGCGCATTTTGCTCGGCTGAACACGGAGACAGACGCTATCCGCAAGCGCATTGACTCAGCCCCGCAGCAAGACGTGGAACTGCCATTCAGCGTAATGGCAGGGGAGCGTCGGTAAGTTCCAGCACTGTCTTCGGCAGCCCTCCAACTCGGCATTCCCTCCTCACCTCTACGTGAGCAGCGCCTCATCAGTCTCATAATCGGAGAGAAGTTTTTCGACTTCCTTCAACTGGCGTCTATAGTCGGCGTGGAGGTAAGCCGCTGTAGAGGCCAGACTGGCATGCCCAAGATTGGCCCCTATGAATTCGGCCGGCGTTTCCGCTTCGGCCGCGTGGCAGCCGTGTGTATGGCGCAACCAGTGCACGCTGGCCCGGCGCAGTTGCGGGCTACCGCTGGTGCCCTCTTTTGTGCGTGCATCAAACGCCCGCGTAAAGATGCTCTTATAGAGCGCAGCCACTGCGCCGTGGGTAAGCGGAGTCTCGCCTGAAAGCGACGCCAGTAGCGGCGCTTCGGCCGGCCATGACGCAGGCGCGGCGCTTAGCCCCCGACTGGCCAGATATACGACCAACGCGTCGAAGAGCGCCGGAGGGAACGGCTCATACCGTACTCTTTGTCGCCTGCCCACTACCTTAAGCATCCAGGCACCCTGCTGAGTATCATCAAATGCGCAGTGCTGTAGGTCGCCCAGGCGAGCGCACGTGAGCTCGGCGAGGCGTAGGCCGGTACCATAGGCGAGCCATAGCGCGAATCTCGCCCGTGGGCGAGCTTCCTCCGGAACTGCAGGCAGGCCGTGGTTCAGAAGATCGCTCCACTGCTGGCGGCTCAAACTACGCTGCCGCGGGTCCTTCACTGCGGCTTGAGGTTTCGGGGCCCCATCAAACGGGTTGGTGTAGAGGTAGCGCTGACGCGCGAGCCAGGTGCACATACTGCTGAGTATCGCAAATGACGTAGCTTGGCTGGCCGTTGAAAGCGGCCCATCAAAGGGACGCCAGTCAGCGTGCCAGCGCGGTATCCGTCGCGTGGCGACCCAGCGCTCGGACGGCTGCGGATCAGCGAGGAATTTGACATAGGCGGCCACATCGCCGGTCGTTAGTGATGACAGGGGCTTTCCTTGCTCGATGATTGCCCACTGCAGGAAGCGCTCCGCTTCTTTACGCCGCGCACGCTGGGTGTGGGCGCTGGTTCCTTCGAGGCCTGCCCAGAGCCGGATAGCGTCGTAGTCGTTGCTGGCGCCAATTCGGTTCAGTTCTGCTGGCGCGCGGTTGGAGCCGGCGGTGCCATCGAGCGCGGCCGGAGGCCGGTAGAATTCTAGTGGTGCCACCCCGGTGTTAGGGGTACGTTGTGCGGCTAATTCCGTGGGCCCAAGGCTACGCAGAGGCCGACGCCCGACGAGTGTGAGGGAGCGCTCAATGGTGTCAGCATGCCGGTCTAGCCAGCAGACGAGGCGCTGAGCGGTTTTCTCGCCTAACCGTGGCACCCGCTTGAACCAGAGATACCCGTGCATATTGATGTAGTCGACCAGCTCGCCCACCGTATTGAGGGAAGCTTTCGCAAGTCGCTCCGCCACGCGTGGACCAATCCATTCGACCCAGCCAGCCAGTTGATGCCGTGTCAACGGTGACTCGGCGAGAACCTTGGCCAATTCATTTAAAGCGGTAAACTGACGCCGTCGTATGTCCGATTGTCGGCGTGTGCGGCGTACAGCGTCGTCATCTTGTGAAATGGGGTCATACGCTTCGCGATAGCTGATAAGCAAATCCATTTCGCCCAGTGCCCCATCCGGATCAAAGCGCGCGCGGAATTCCTCCAACGTTGGTAGCCCTTTTGCCCCTGCCGGGACGGCATGCGAACTATGAAGCGACCCTCGCAGTAGCTTTACCGCCTTGTGTCGCCCCAAGCGCGCAGCCGCCATGGAAATTTCGTCACGAATGGCGCGCAGTGCCTCGCGGGGAGACACGACCTCCGCCGGCTCTAAGTATCGGTCGACAAGCTCTTCTATTGGCAAGCCTTCTAGGTACCCGCGATAGACTGCGAAATGCTGCTGACACAGCCTTCGCCGGACGCCATCCGATACGATGCTCGGTGGGGTCTCGTGGTCGCTCTGGCATTCGACCGGCTGTTGCCTGTTACCATCATCCGATTCCATTGGAGCGAGAAGCGTTTGAGGGGACATGTGGCCTCCATCTCAGACGTTGGGTAGTCGGTGTTAGATGAGCGAAGGAAGTCAAAGACGATCTTTGAACTTTCTTGCAGGGCTTTCTTGGCGAAGCGAACTGGCATTCCAGCATGCCTCCCGAAACTGCGAGCTGCTTCGCTTTCTCCCCTTTCTCCCCACCCTGCAAAGACTTGAGAATGTCACCTTCTTATTTCCTAGGAAATGGTAAGCGGATACCAGGCGTGACATGAAGTAACTAAATCGATTCTGCTCGACGTATTCGCTACAAGCGTCCACCGTTGCAGCGGAGTCGGCGAGATACGATTTATAAAAAGTGATATACGACTCGACCGTATAGTTACCGTTGAATCTATTTTTTCGTTCGAGGTCGTAAGCCTCTGTGACTCTTTTTTCCAATTCCGCAGCGGTATAAGAACGCTTTTGAGAAGTCCACATGGCGAGCCAGTGTGTTTTATATTCGTTGATCGATGAATTATTTTCTCGTAGCCATATAAGAAACTCCAGTGGCACCTGCACGTGAAGGCCGCTAAGAGTTAAGGATCCGCTGCGTACGGCAGATAATATCGCATACTGCAGGCTGATTTGATTCTTGTTGATTCCGATGGTGGAATTCACCTGCCTCGATTCAGCCACCATTGACGACTTACACTCGGGACACTGGCCGATCGCTGGAAGCCTCTTCCCCGCGCGGCCACGCGATGAAGTAGCGCAGCGAAGGGGTGCTCCGCAATGGGGGCATCCGTGGAGCAAAGGTGTCAGGTGAGCGGGGCAGACCATCCAGTCCCTGAGCCGCCAACCGTTCCGCAGGTATGGAATAGGATCGCTAGCAAGACACTCGGGACAGTATCGATATGACGGCGCCTTGGCATTGTCGAAAGTCAGCAGCTTCTTTAACGATGGTTGCAATTGAACGGCGTGAAATGCATCGGACAGTTCCCGTAGGCGCTTCGGAGAAACACACGTACCAGATCCGATTCGGCATATATGATCCCGATCCGACGTGATATCTGGGTCGCGAACTGGATTCATCCCGAGAGAGGTCGTGAGAGCTTTGTAGCTTATGTCGTGAAACTGGCAGACACGTGCAATCCAGGAGGAAGCGGACTCGTCGGGGAAGGGGTACGGGACACAAAGAATGCTACGGAATCGGGTCATGATCATCCTCGAATAAGGAAAACTGTCGATTCTTCTTGACCAATCTAGGTATGGACGGCGAAGCGGAGAGTACTTGTAGGCGGGAACCGAGAGAAGAGATCAGCGTTGCGTCGGCTGGTGTAGTGACGTCATCGTAAAGATTGCAAAGGGCCTTGCCGACAAGCCGCATTCGCCGCGCAGGGTACGAACTCGAGATTGCCGCCGACAGTCGCTCGTAAGCCAGGCACGCGACGACACTCGCGTCGACGGTCTGTAGTCTTCGATTAGTGCTTTTCGGGTGCTCATCAATTTGCATGTCGTCTACGATTCCGAAGATCCAGATCAATCGGACAAACGTGTCGATACTCACGTTGCAAAAGCCCTCCGGGAACGTGTTGATAGACGGCGCGGACACATCAACGTGACCAGATCCAAGCAAGTACTCGATTTGACCGCTCACCGACAACTCGCGAGTATCTGCTGGTCTCGCGCCTTGGTGTTCGTCAGTCAGTCGTAGTCCGCATTCGCAAAGATCGATGCTTGGTCGCCTCCATAGGATTGGTCGCGAGCACACGCACCGATCAATGAGGCGAACCCCATGAAAGACGCATGCGGTCAAGAGCGAAACGGACCACGCAGCGCGAGCTCGACCATGAAGTCGCACGCAAACTGGACAAAGTTGCGGGCGGGCCTGTCGCAGCAGATAGGTTTTCAAGAACAGGTGGCCAAGGAAGTACGCGGCTTGGCTCCCACCGCGGAAATGACGAACTACAAAGGCATTTCGCAGCGGTTCAGGTGGACAGCCAAACATGAAGGCGATGGCGTTGATTGAGCTCGCGGGAAGTGAAAGATGACCTGGCGATGCAAGATGTCGTGCCAGGTCATGAAACGTGAGCCCATTCATGGTCGCCATCCGCAAGGCGTATCCCATTCCATCTTCGCCGAGTGCAATTTCTTCTTGCTTAGGAAACGGACTCATATGCGTTCGGAGGCTCAGTCAAAGGGATTGTCCTTGGTAGAGCCGTTGCCGAATAAGCGTTGGAAGGCAAGTTGAAGATGTTGTCGTTCCACCGCGCTACGCTGAGCGTCAATGGCGATCATTGCACTTTCCATGATCAACGACTTCAACGTGCGCATAACACCCTGCGTGGCTTTGAAGACCAAGTTTGCGTGCGTCGTCAAGACGGTCAGATCCACCAGGTCTCTTGTGGCGGATGCAAAGCCACCTAACACACCTCGCCAGTTCTCATCGTTCTTGAGATCTGGCATGGTGAAAATGGACGCGATTCGAGTCGTCAGTTGCGGATCGGCCCGTTCTATGGAACGCAGCACCTCCGTCCCAGAAAGGAGTACGGGACGTTGAGTTACGGACATCAGTCGCTTGACCCAATCGACGATGGCGGCGCGCACCTCATCCTTTCGCGAGAGAAAGACGTGCTGAAATTCGTCAATGACAATGAGTAGGATGTCGTGCTGCTCGATCGCAGCCACCAGGACGTTGAAGAGCACTGCATTAGTCTTTCGTCCAGTACGAGGAGAAATGACATAGTCAAAGCTTGCCAGAAGATCCTCCTGGATTTGAGCCACCGTGGGAGCTTCCTTAAGCGAAACAACCAGCACGCTTTGCGGCCGTAGGTATGGCCAACCGCATTCATTTCTCTGAACAGATTCGATGAGCAGAGTTTTTCCGGCTCCAGAGGGCGCGATGATGCAGGCACCGAATGGATGACGTAGGTTGTTTCCCAGCTGAATGATCCGGCCAACACCCTCTAGAGCACCTTTGAACGCTGGATGATGGATGCGAATGTCGCTGATGCTGACACCGACCTGTATGGCTTTTGCGCTGTAGCTCATGGCTGAACTCCGGTGAAGACTTCAAAACTCGGGATTGCCGCTTCTGCTACCGCTGGGTCATCGTCGGTGACGACATGCATTGGCGCTTGATTTCCGGGATGGTGTGGCCACGAAACAGAACTTAGGCCCTGAAGGAGGCCTAAGTCGCGTGAGCTCTTCTTGAGCCTCTTTCCACCACGGATAGCGTTCGCCCAGTGGTCTTGGAGTTCCAGCCGCGCCTTTCTTAGGGCTGTCTCCGCGTTACGTAATGTGAGCTTATTGCCCGCAGCCCTTCGAATAAGCTTATGCTGTGTGAGCGTCAGGCCAGAGGCGTACTCTTCATCCCGCGCTCCCACGGTGATCCAGCTGCCGGTACGGGGATCTTGGAGATAGACGTGCCCCAGATTGTATGGGTCATACTTGACGTTGGCCTTGAAATTCACCCCGATTTCCCTTCGAAGGGATACCAGCTCGTCGTTTGTGTATCGCAGGTATTGGCGCACGATTCCACCATGATCCACCGTTGCGGTCGTGCCTACGCCGGCCATAACATCAAGACACGTCGTGTTGTCTAGCAATGTTGGCGGCGGGCAACTATCAAGACCCTCCAGGAAGAGGTCGATTGGCCGCGCCAACTTCCGTTCGTTTATTTCGAACGGATGTACGTCAACGATCCACTTGAGGATGCCGTAGCAGAGATCGCTGAATGTTATGCACGCATCCTCATTGGGATTGAACGGGTCCGGTCCCAATCCAGGCTTCCTTGGACGACCGTTTGCGGGTAATTGACGGGTCAGTTCTCCAAGGCACCGCTCAACACTAGGTTTGAACCAAGGCATACGGACTGGACAGTACTCAAGGTCCATTCCGAGGTCCATTGCTATGTGCTGAAAAGGCGAAGTATGACCTGCGAGGCTGTTGTCCAAGCAAAGGGTTTCCCACCCGCCCATAGCGTGCCATGCGTTAGACAGTGAATGTACTGCTGTAATCTTGTCTTTGGGTTGTATGGCGATCTTGATGCACTGGACCATTCGCCCGACAGTCTCGCCTTCAAAGGAAATGAAAAATCCAAGGATGTAGCCGCTATATGTACATACGATCAATGTAATAACTGGCCGGCCTAGCGGTAGAATGAATCTATCGTCAATGACGGTCGCGTCCATCAACGTGTGATCTATCTCGACCCGTTCAAGTGGGCGCGTTGAGGCCTGGCCGGGCTTTGAATACCGCCATTTGGCCCGAGCCCTTGCCGCTCCCAAGCGGATTCTGTCTCGGTCGAATGGGGATGTCTCGAGAATGATACGGCGGACAGTAGACAGGCTGACTTCGGGATCGGCAGGCGTTTGCGATTCGGCATTGGCCTGACTAAGCGCTTCGATGACTCGATCATGAGCTGTTCGCATGGAGCAACCATTCTTAACGAAGTAGTGCTTCGTAAGAATTTGCTCGACAACGAGTCTGATGTCGCGGCGAAGCCTTTTCGACGTGCGGCGTTTTACATTTTTTGAAACCAAACTAGCCGGATTTTCTCCGCTCATCTCGTAGTCGCGCATCCATTGCATAACCACTGAATCTTTTGGCGGATCGTCGTCATTAAGTAGGATGGAGCACGAGATAATGGCGTCCGAGATGCGAGAACGTTGCCCTTTTGTAAGGCCGATTTTTCGCATGTGTCTTACATAAGCGTATTTGCGCTCGAGATCTGCCTTATACCGCTCCGGTAGGGTCGAACTGCACATCAGTGCCCGGTCAGGCCGACGTTGCATGCTCATCATCGGCGTATCGGCGTCTCGAACGACCGTCAGCTTCCCCTCCAGGATATCCGCCGAAAGCTTGGAGATCTTCATTCGACGAATCGCTCGCGTGGCTTGGTTCTCGAGTTGAACGACTCCGCCATCAAGGAGTCGGTGAACCCGCCATTGCGCCTGCCCATTCTGGACGATCAGTCCGCAATCAAGTCTGTACACGGACATGGTCGTCTCCGAGTGGATATACAGGGTCGGACTCACCCATACCTAGCATCGCATTCAATCGAAGGCGCCGGCGGCCAACTAGGTGAAGGATTGCGTGCAGCGGCACGTCGGCTGTCTTTGCCAAATTGCCAATGCCAATGCCGTCAGGGTGGCCGGTCGCGACTTCCTCAATTCGAGCCAAGGTCGCGGCTGTAATCTGACCGCGCGCATGTCGTAAGAGGATGCTGGCACGTTGGTGACGGCCGTTCTTGTGAATGTGCTTGTCCGTTGCGAGGGCGAAGGAGTATCCACGATCAAGCAAGATTTCCTTGGCTCGTGCCAGCCGTGGCTTGTTCCTGGCACTGGCCGCATAGACTTCTGGCTTTACCTCAACGACAAGCTTCTGATGTGGACCGATGAGCAGGAAGTCGGGAACGTATTTGCCCAGATCTCCAAGGTCAACGAAGAACGGCTGATGGGAAATCGACGAGACTCGCAGATCCAAGAGGGCGAGTCGAACGAAATCGCGCTCCAAGAGGCTTTCGTACTCGATCGCTGTTGGCTGGAACCATGAACACGCAATACGCCCGACTCGCCGATGCGGCGAGCGCGTGACTACCTTTCTGGCAGGCATTTGTCCTCTCCGGGGAATAGGCTTCCCTCCTTCCAGGCGGGGAAGCAGGATGAGGACTTGACAGGTGGGAGAACGCGTTCGATACTGACTGTGCCACCAGAGGTATCGAAAGATATCTCCACGCCGCCTAGTCCTCCGGGGTTAGGTGGCGTTTTTATTTTCTACATTGGAGTCTCCTTGACAGCTTCCGGCGCCCGGTTGACGCAGGCGATTGTTTGTCTGTTGCGTTGGAACACTTCCAACAT from Cupriavidus taiwanensis encodes:
- a CDS encoding phage integrase family protein, whose amino-acid sequence is MSPQTLLAPMESDDGNRQQPVECQSDHETPPSIVSDGVRRRLCQQHFAVYRGYLEGLPIEELVDRYLEPAEVVSPREALRAIRDEISMAAARLGRHKAVKLLRGSLHSSHAVPAGAKGLPTLEEFRARFDPDGALGEMDLLISYREAYDPISQDDDAVRRTRRQSDIRRRQFTALNELAKVLAESPLTRHQLAGWVEWIGPRVAERLAKASLNTVGELVDYINMHGYLWFKRVPRLGEKTAQRLVCWLDRHADTIERSLTLVGRRPLRSLGPTELAAQRTPNTGVAPLEFYRPPAALDGTAGSNRAPAELNRIGASNDYDAIRLWAGLEGTSAHTQRARRKEAERFLQWAIIEQGKPLSSLTTGDVAAYVKFLADPQPSERWVATRRIPRWHADWRPFDGPLSTASQATSFAILSSMCTWLARQRYLYTNPFDGAPKPQAAVKDPRQRSLSRQQWSDLLNHGLPAVPEEARPRARFALWLAYGTGLRLAELTCARLGDLQHCAFDDTQQGAWMLKVVGRRQRVRYEPFPPALFDALVVYLASRGLSAAPASWPAEAPLLASLSGETPLTHGAVAALYKSIFTRAFDARTKEGTSGSPQLRRASVHWLRHTHGCHAAEAETPAEFIGANLGHASLASTAAYLHADYRRQLKEVEKLLSDYETDEALLT
- the ycaC gene encoding isochorismate family cysteine hydrolase YcaC, with amino-acid sequence MSKTYKRLDKSQAAVLMVDHQAGLLSLVRDIEPDKFKNNVLAMADLARYFKLPTILTTSFEDGPNGPLVPELKAMFPDAPFIPRPGQINAWDNEDFVKAVKATGKKQLLIAGVVTEVCVAFPALSAIEEGYDVFVVTDASGTFNEVTRESAWRRMAEAGAQLMTWFGVACELHRDWRNDIEGLGTLFSNHIPDYRNLITAYTTVKGGK
- a CDS encoding TniB family NTP-binding protein, whose translation is MSYSAKAIQVGVSISDIRIHHPAFKGALEGVGRIIQLGNNLRHPFGACIIAPSGAGKTLLIESVQRNECGWPYLRPQSVLVVSLKEAPTVAQIQEDLLASFDYVISPRTGRKTNAVLFNVLVAAIEQHDILLIVIDEFQHVFLSRKDEVRAAIVDWVKRLMSVTQRPVLLSGTEVLRSIERADPQLTTRIASIFTMPDLKNDENWRGVLGGFASATRDLVDLTVLTTHANLVFKATQGVMRTLKSLIMESAMIAIDAQRSAVERQHLQLAFQRLFGNGSTKDNPFD
- a CDS encoding TnsA endonuclease N-terminal domain-containing protein yields the protein MPARKVVTRSPHRRVGRIACSWFQPTAIEYESLLERDFVRLALLDLRVSSISHQPFFVDLGDLGKYVPDFLLIGPHQKLVVEVKPEVYAASARNKPRLARAKEILLDRGYSFALATDKHIHKNGRHQRASILLRHARGQITAATLARIEEVATGHPDGIGIGNLAKTADVPLHAILHLVGRRRLRLNAMLGMGESDPVYPLGDDHVRVQT
- a CDS encoding Mu transposase C-terminal domain-containing protein; translation: MKISKLSADILEGKLTVVRDADTPMMSMQRRPDRALMCSSTLPERYKADLERKYAYVRHMRKIGLTKGQRSRISDAIISCSILLNDDDPPKDSVVMQWMRDYEMSGENPASLVSKNVKRRTSKRLRRDIRLVVEQILTKHYFVKNGCSMRTAHDRVIEALSQANAESQTPADPEVSLSTVRRIILETSPFDRDRIRLGAARARAKWRYSKPGQASTRPLERVEIDHTLMDATVIDDRFILPLGRPVITLIVCTYSGYILGFFISFEGETVGRMVQCIKIAIQPKDKITAVHSLSNAWHAMGGWETLCLDNSLAGHTSPFQHIAMDLGMDLEYCPVRMPWFKPSVERCLGELTRQLPANGRPRKPGLGPDPFNPNEDACITFSDLCYGILKWIVDVHPFEINERKLARPIDLFLEGLDSCPPPTLLDNTTCLDVMAGVGTTATVDHGGIVRQYLRYTNDELVSLRREIGVNFKANVKYDPYNLGHVYLQDPRTGSWITVGARDEEYASGLTLTQHKLIRRAAGNKLTLRNAETALRKARLELQDHWANAIRGGKRLKKSSRDLGLLQGLSSVSWPHHPGNQAPMHVVTDDDPAVAEAAIPSFEVFTGVQP
- a CDS encoding TniQ family protein — its product is MSPFPKQEEIALGEDGMGYALRMATMNGLTFHDLARHLASPGHLSLPASSINAIAFMFGCPPEPLRNAFVVRHFRGGSQAAYFLGHLFLKTYLLRQARPQLCPVCVRLHGRARAAWSVSLLTACVFHGVRLIDRCVCSRPILWRRPSIDLCECGLRLTDEHQGARPADTRELSVSGQIEYLLGSGHVDVSAPSINTFPEGFCNVSIDTFVRLIWIFGIVDDMQIDEHPKSTNRRLQTVDASVVACLAYERLSAAISSSYPARRMRLVGKALCNLYDDVTTPADATLISSLGSRLQVLSASPSIPRLVKKNRQFSLFEDDHDPIP
- a CDS encoding Bug family tripartite tricarboxylate transporter substrate binding protein, with the protein product MDRNTHIPRALCAAVLGLACCAGAGTAVAQAYPAQPIRMVVPYAPGGTTDIIARQLAQRMSEKLRQPVVVENKSGANTVIGADAVARAQPDGYTLLLTNDATFVLNPVVLPSVSYNVARDFAPVAAIGYVPLVMAVSGSLPVDSVKELAAYAKARPQALSYGSFGAGSQPHLMGALFNKLAGTDLVHVPYKGSAPAVADVVGGQILMTFPALPTIQSFVAAKKLKVLAVSGDKRTRALPQVPTFEEAGYKEMNISAVYGVLAPAKVPRAVVDKLNATIGEILDEQDFVEKHFAAQGMVPMKLTPEQFARYIETQTQQTRKVVALSGIRVE
- the leuD gene encoding 3-isopropylmalate dehydratase small subunit, coding for MKAFTTLDGLVAPLDRANVDTDAILPKQFLKSVRRSGFGPYLFDEWRYLDHGEPGQDCSTRPLNPDFVLNQPRYRGASILLARENFGCGSSREHAPWALEDFGLRALIAPSFADIFHNNCLKNGLLPIVAAPEVVDRLFAEVAATPGYRLKVDLATQQVITPAGDVVPFMLDPFKQHCLLNGLDDIALALRHAAQIDAYEQARRQREPWLFN